The proteins below come from a single Gloeocapsa sp. DLM2.Bin57 genomic window:
- the feoB gene encoding ferrous iron transport protein B → MSHCHSGAVYPDISSKIKRIGVIGQPNTGKSTFFNRITGAGAAVANWPGLTVDLLKASIKMNQESVEFVDLPGIYDLNGYSEDERVVQKFLETYSVNLILVVINATQIDRQIRMALQVKSLGIPAVVVLNMSDEAKRYGVKINQEMLSDRLGMPVYPISAKYGTGCQRAIAGIEKVLAEQPQSYKVDNLQTHLATNPVTEDDLVITLENAVEMPSLTAMTFTNTIDKVMLHPIWGLPVFFLTMLVVFWLIWTIGLPSADPVDAVTGWIQETILEPVLSFLPETVKELLIDGIWGGFAAIISFLPLVGLFFVAMSVLEDSGYLPRAAYIMDAFMARLGLDGRAFVLQMMGFGCNVPAIMGTRVIRSRSMRLLSMLIIPFSLCSARLQVFVFILAIILPGPQGAIALFLLYLLSFVVAFGVAAILSNNQHFQSREPFVLELPPYRFPTLKQVFWRVWNEMKHFVQRVTLFAIVGGTVIWLLSNFPADSEGLDTFAGRLGMIFDPIMSLIGINPFLTVSLLIGFIAKEVQISALATIYSLSDNDLLAAKLSETITFAQGFSYCIFSLIYIPCLTTISTIWGETRSVGFTILSLVFPLALAWVMSLLFYQGMRLVGLA, encoded by the coding sequence ATGAGTCATTGTCATAGTGGGGCTGTATATCCAGATATCTCCAGTAAAATCAAACGCATTGGGGTGATTGGACAACCAAATACGGGTAAATCCACGTTTTTTAACCGAATTACAGGGGCTGGGGCTGCGGTAGCTAATTGGCCGGGATTAACGGTAGATTTATTGAAAGCTTCTATCAAAATGAACCAAGAGTCGGTAGAATTTGTTGATTTACCAGGAATCTATGATCTCAATGGTTATAGCGAAGATGAAAGGGTTGTACAAAAGTTTTTAGAAACTTACTCGGTTAATTTGATTTTGGTGGTTATTAACGCAACGCAAATAGATCGTCAGATTCGGATGGCATTACAGGTTAAAAGTCTAGGGATTCCTGCGGTAGTAGTTTTAAATATGTCCGATGAGGCTAAACGCTATGGTGTTAAAATCAACCAAGAGATGTTAAGCGATCGCCTAGGAATGCCAGTTTACCCCATTAGTGCTAAATATGGGACTGGTTGTCAAAGGGCGATAGCAGGGATAGAAAAAGTTTTAGCCGAACAACCTCAAAGCTACAAAGTCGATAATCTCCAAACTCATCTTGCTACTAACCCTGTCACAGAAGATGATTTAGTTATCACCCTAGAAAATGCGGTAGAAATGCCTTCTCTCACCGCGATGACCTTTACCAATACTATAGACAAGGTAATGTTGCACCCAATTTGGGGCTTACCTGTCTTCTTTCTAACCATGTTAGTGGTATTCTGGTTAATTTGGACTATTGGTCTTCCTTCTGCTGATCCTGTAGATGCGGTAACAGGTTGGATACAAGAGACAATACTTGAACCAGTATTGAGCTTTTTACCCGAAACAGTCAAAGAATTACTAATTGATGGGATTTGGGGGGGGTTTGCAGCGATTATCTCTTTCTTACCTCTGGTAGGGTTATTTTTCGTGGCTATGTCGGTATTAGAAGACAGTGGTTATCTCCCTCGCGCCGCCTATATTATGGACGCTTTTATGGCGCGTCTGGGGCTAGATGGTCGCGCTTTTGTGTTGCAGATGATGGGCTTTGGTTGTAATGTTCCTGCAATAATGGGTACTAGGGTAATTCGTTCTAGATCCATGCGGTTATTATCTATGCTGATTATTCCCTTTTCTCTTTGTTCAGCTAGATTACAAGTATTCGTCTTTATCTTAGCGATTATTTTACCAGGTCCACAGGGGGCGATCGCTTTATTCCTCCTCTACCTACTTAGTTTCGTCGTTGCTTTTGGAGTAGCCGCAATTTTAAGCAATAACCAACATTTCCAAAGTCGTGAACCTTTCGTGTTAGAATTACCTCCCTATCGTTTTCCTACCCTGAAACAGGTATTCTGGCGAGTCTGGAATGAGATGAAACATTTTGTACAGAGAGTAACTCTTTTTGCGATCGTAGGTGGAACAGTGATCTGGTTATTAAGTAATTTTCCCGCAGACAGCGAAGGTTTAGATACTTTTGCTGGTAGATTGGGAATGATTTTTGACCCAATTATGAGTCTAATTGGGATTAATCCTTTTCTAACTGTTTCTCTGTTGATTGGATTTATTGCTAAAGAAGTACAAATCTCGGCTTTAGCTACTATTTACTCTTTGAGTGATAATGACCTTTTAGCTGCTAAATTGAGTGAGACTATCACTTTTGCTCAAGGATTTAGCTA